From Xenopus tropicalis strain Nigerian chromosome 3, UCB_Xtro_10.0, whole genome shotgun sequence, the proteins below share one genomic window:
- the thap5 gene encoding THAP domain-containing protein 5 isoform X2: MKIKRLQTEFFNTGHKTSRFPLHDRGRLKEWLCNMKQNKWYPTKHQVLCSDHFTPDSFSMRWGIRYLKPNAIPTIFSFTNNSQDTSELDVSTKEGMQDDAEIDTDTLMSHVFCPNVTNKLNHGFDRDKYIDSDCKEVHLKNTMNGIIISDSKATDLYFPNSDYEIQAQLMTSSKSCQTSSENVIVSSVEDLICQNNQVCFELQTDQNYVTENVQEDHYSNVQKETLSLGLVKQSSKQMAADKNSVLTLIVPGGLAGNVISNNHQFTSLEKLGFENDAQSTSEILESEHSYCRQTTDRHYLWQKIAKLQSKIAVLEVQENATLSRLKSLESLITQLKQENLLSDEKLKILENCSSVDIAIV, translated from the exons atgaaaataaaaagaCTGCAAACGGAATTCTTTAATACGGGTCATAAAACGTCAAG GTTTCCTTTGCATGACAGGGGAAGACTTAAAGAATGGCTGTGTAATATGAAACAGAACAAATGGTATCCCACGAAGCATCAGGTCTTGTGCAGTGATCATTTTACCCCTGATTCCTTCAGTATGAGATGGGGTATTCGGTATCTGAAACCTAATGCTATACCTACTATATTCTCGTTTACAAATAATTCCCAG GATACATCTGAGTTGGACGTTTCTACAAAGGAAGGAATGCAGGATGATGCAGAAATTGATACAGACACTTTGATGTCACATGTTTTTTGTCCCAATGTGACAAACAAATTGAATCATGGTTTTGACAGAGATAAATACATTGACTCTGATTGCAAAGAGGTTCATCTGAAGAATACAATGAATGGAATTATAATTTCAGATAGTAAGGCAACAGACTTGTACTTTCCAAATTCTGACTATGAAATCCAGGCCCAGTTGATGACAAGTTCTAAGTCCTGTCAGACCTCTTCAGAAAATGTGATTGTTAGCTCTGTCGAGGACTTAATCTGCCAGAATAATCAGGTGTGTTTTGAGCTTCAAACAGACCAAAATTATGTTACAGAAAATGTTCAAGAAGACCATTACAGCAATGTGCAAAAAGAGACATTATCCCTCGGTTTGGTTAAGCAGTCTTCTAAACAGATGGCTGCAGATAAAAATTCTGTTCTAACTTTAATTGTGCCAGGTGGACTAGCTGGAAATGTCATTTCCAATAATCATCAATTTACCAGTTTAGAAAAGCTTGGCTTTGAAAATGATGCACAGAGCACCAGTGAAATCTTAGAATCTGAACATTCATATTGCAGGCAAACTACTGACCGACATTATCTCTGGCAAAAGATTGCAAAGTTGCAGTCTAAAATAGCAGTCCTTGAAGTGCAAGAAAATGCAACATTATCTCGTCTTAAATCACTGGAGTCACTGATTACGCAACTAAAGCAAGAAAATCTGCTATCTGATGAAAAGCTTAAGATTCTTGAAAATTGTAGCAGTGTTGATATTGCCatagtataa
- the thap5 gene encoding THAP domain-containing protein 5 isoform X1, whose product MTRYCAATCCKNRGGQAASTKHKLSFYPFPLHDRGRLKEWLCNMKQNKWYPTKHQVLCSDHFTPDSFSMRWGIRYLKPNAIPTIFSFTNNSQDTSELDVSTKEGMQDDAEIDTDTLMSHVFCPNVTNKLNHGFDRDKYIDSDCKEVHLKNTMNGIIISDSKATDLYFPNSDYEIQAQLMTSSKSCQTSSENVIVSSVEDLICQNNQVCFELQTDQNYVTENVQEDHYSNVQKETLSLGLVKQSSKQMAADKNSVLTLIVPGGLAGNVISNNHQFTSLEKLGFENDAQSTSEILESEHSYCRQTTDRHYLWQKIAKLQSKIAVLEVQENATLSRLKSLESLITQLKQENLLSDEKLKILENCSSVDIAIV is encoded by the exons ATGACTCGATACTGCGCAGCCACGTGTTGTAAGAACCGGGGAGGGCAGGCGGCTAGCACCAAGCACAAACTCTCATTTTACCC GTTTCCTTTGCATGACAGGGGAAGACTTAAAGAATGGCTGTGTAATATGAAACAGAACAAATGGTATCCCACGAAGCATCAGGTCTTGTGCAGTGATCATTTTACCCCTGATTCCTTCAGTATGAGATGGGGTATTCGGTATCTGAAACCTAATGCTATACCTACTATATTCTCGTTTACAAATAATTCCCAG GATACATCTGAGTTGGACGTTTCTACAAAGGAAGGAATGCAGGATGATGCAGAAATTGATACAGACACTTTGATGTCACATGTTTTTTGTCCCAATGTGACAAACAAATTGAATCATGGTTTTGACAGAGATAAATACATTGACTCTGATTGCAAAGAGGTTCATCTGAAGAATACAATGAATGGAATTATAATTTCAGATAGTAAGGCAACAGACTTGTACTTTCCAAATTCTGACTATGAAATCCAGGCCCAGTTGATGACAAGTTCTAAGTCCTGTCAGACCTCTTCAGAAAATGTGATTGTTAGCTCTGTCGAGGACTTAATCTGCCAGAATAATCAGGTGTGTTTTGAGCTTCAAACAGACCAAAATTATGTTACAGAAAATGTTCAAGAAGACCATTACAGCAATGTGCAAAAAGAGACATTATCCCTCGGTTTGGTTAAGCAGTCTTCTAAACAGATGGCTGCAGATAAAAATTCTGTTCTAACTTTAATTGTGCCAGGTGGACTAGCTGGAAATGTCATTTCCAATAATCATCAATTTACCAGTTTAGAAAAGCTTGGCTTTGAAAATGATGCACAGAGCACCAGTGAAATCTTAGAATCTGAACATTCATATTGCAGGCAAACTACTGACCGACATTATCTCTGGCAAAAGATTGCAAAGTTGCAGTCTAAAATAGCAGTCCTTGAAGTGCAAGAAAATGCAACATTATCTCGTCTTAAATCACTGGAGTCACTGATTACGCAACTAAAGCAAGAAAATCTGCTATCTGATGAAAAGCTTAAGATTCTTGAAAATTGTAGCAGTGTTGATATTGCCatagtataa
- the dnajb9 gene encoding dnaJ homolog subfamily B member 9 precursor: protein MASAQSVITFAVCILLISEIILAKKTYYDILGVPKNASERQIKKAFHKLAMKYHPDKNKSPDAEAKFREIAEAYETLSDESKRKEYDQFGHDAFANAGKGSSDQHFHKHFNFNFDDLFKDFDFFGETQSSRSKRHFQNHFRSHQEAHNRHRRHFEDFSFGGGLFNDMFEDMEKMFTFGGFDGARRNPMRAESGFHGSSKHCRTVTQRRGNMVTTYTDCSGQ, encoded by the exons ATGGCATCAGCACAATCAGTCATCACATTTGCTGTTTGTATTTTGCTGATATCAGAAATAATTCTGGCAAAAAAGACTTATTATGACATTTTGGGAGTTCCAAAAAATGCCTCCGAGCGACAGATCAAAAAAGCTTTTCACAAACTTGCAATGAAGTATCACCCTGACAAGAATAAAAGCCCTGATGCTGAGGCAAAATTTCGAGAAATAGCTGAAG CTTATGAGACGCTTTCAGATGAAAGTAAACGGAAGGAGTATGATCAGTTCGGCCATGATGCCTTTGCAAATGCTGGAAAAGGAAGCAGTGACCAACATTTCCACAAACATTTTAACTTCAACTTTGATGATTTATTTAAAGACTTTGACTTTTTTGGTGAAACCCAAAGTAGTAGATCGAAAAGGCACTTTCAAAACCATTTCAGAAGCCATCAAGAGGCTCATAATAGACATAGACGGCACTTTGAGGACTTTTCGTTTGGAGGAGGACTGTTTAATGACATGTTTGAGGATAtggaaaaaatgtttacattCGGTGGTTTCGATGGGGCTCGTAGAAATCCTATGAGGGCAGAAAGTGGATTTCATGGATCCAGCAAGCACTGTAGGACTGTCACTCAACGGAGAGGAAACATGGTTACAACATATACAGATTGTTCAGGGCAGTAA
- the thap5 gene encoding THAP domain-containing protein 5 isoform X3, translated as MKQNKWYPTKHQVLCSDHFTPDSFSMRWGIRYLKPNAIPTIFSFTNNSQDTSELDVSTKEGMQDDAEIDTDTLMSHVFCPNVTNKLNHGFDRDKYIDSDCKEVHLKNTMNGIIISDSKATDLYFPNSDYEIQAQLMTSSKSCQTSSENVIVSSVEDLICQNNQVCFELQTDQNYVTENVQEDHYSNVQKETLSLGLVKQSSKQMAADKNSVLTLIVPGGLAGNVISNNHQFTSLEKLGFENDAQSTSEILESEHSYCRQTTDRHYLWQKIAKLQSKIAVLEVQENATLSRLKSLESLITQLKQENLLSDEKLKILENCSSVDIAIV; from the exons ATGAAACAGAACAAATGGTATCCCACGAAGCATCAGGTCTTGTGCAGTGATCATTTTACCCCTGATTCCTTCAGTATGAGATGGGGTATTCGGTATCTGAAACCTAATGCTATACCTACTATATTCTCGTTTACAAATAATTCCCAG GATACATCTGAGTTGGACGTTTCTACAAAGGAAGGAATGCAGGATGATGCAGAAATTGATACAGACACTTTGATGTCACATGTTTTTTGTCCCAATGTGACAAACAAATTGAATCATGGTTTTGACAGAGATAAATACATTGACTCTGATTGCAAAGAGGTTCATCTGAAGAATACAATGAATGGAATTATAATTTCAGATAGTAAGGCAACAGACTTGTACTTTCCAAATTCTGACTATGAAATCCAGGCCCAGTTGATGACAAGTTCTAAGTCCTGTCAGACCTCTTCAGAAAATGTGATTGTTAGCTCTGTCGAGGACTTAATCTGCCAGAATAATCAGGTGTGTTTTGAGCTTCAAACAGACCAAAATTATGTTACAGAAAATGTTCAAGAAGACCATTACAGCAATGTGCAAAAAGAGACATTATCCCTCGGTTTGGTTAAGCAGTCTTCTAAACAGATGGCTGCAGATAAAAATTCTGTTCTAACTTTAATTGTGCCAGGTGGACTAGCTGGAAATGTCATTTCCAATAATCATCAATTTACCAGTTTAGAAAAGCTTGGCTTTGAAAATGATGCACAGAGCACCAGTGAAATCTTAGAATCTGAACATTCATATTGCAGGCAAACTACTGACCGACATTATCTCTGGCAAAAGATTGCAAAGTTGCAGTCTAAAATAGCAGTCCTTGAAGTGCAAGAAAATGCAACATTATCTCGTCTTAAATCACTGGAGTCACTGATTACGCAACTAAAGCAAGAAAATCTGCTATCTGATGAAAAGCTTAAGATTCTTGAAAATTGTAGCAGTGTTGATATTGCCatagtataa